DNA from Neovison vison isolate M4711 chromosome 12, ASM_NN_V1, whole genome shotgun sequence:
TTCTATATCGAGTTAAATAAGGATAACTACCTTTGAGGCAATGATTATAAATACATGATCCCTAGTATAATGTAGCATATAGAGAATGCTTATAGGTGGACTATTGTTCCTGTcgtaacaataataacaaacaaaGTTAAGAGGCAGACCAGCATTATGGCTGACCTGCTTGGCTTCAATGCAGGTTCTGCCATTTACAACTTCTGTGACCTTCGGCAGGGTAAATAACCTTTCATAAGTCTcagtttatctgtaaaatggcagtAATAATGGCACTTATCTCATAGGGTttgtgcttggcacatagttaAGTATTCAAATATTAAGCATTAAtgttagatattttattattgcttACTGGTTGGTATATGGGGGATATTGTTTTTCCCATATCAGAACAAAGTCCAGAATATTTTAAGGTGATCCTGATgggattttattaaatataaagcaaaaatttttttaaattacaaaaaaatgcCTCCTTCTGGAAGATGACCTATGACCAATTACATTAACAGCACTTGCATCTTTTCTGCAGTCAGAAATATATTATCACTGAATTGTAATTACAACTTATTTTCATTGTGATGTATGAACCTAGTTCCAATTGTTTATCcttatcaaaaagagaattttgtttttcccaagTACATAACACCTAATTTTGcataaaaaatgttcagtaaatgtcATGCTTTTAACTGTGTAAATCTATAAAACAGCTATCACTTATTGAGGGTCTGTTCTGCACCAGGCATTCATCTGGACAGTTAACATGggtcatttcatttaattttatcctcacaacaaccctgaaGAGAACAAGTAAAAAAGCATTTCTTGGTCTTAACTTCAGGATACCATTGAGAAAGATTAACTGAAAAAGTACTTTTGTGGTAACTCATTGAACTGTATACACTGTGGTTTGTGCACTTTTCTGTACACTATACTAAAAAGGCTAATGAGGGGTCTGGGTGTTAATTCAAGAGGCCTTGTACACATTAACTGTAAAGTGCTAAAATGTAAGTGGGGTGACAAGAAGGCTTTGCTGAGGTGCTTGTTCTAGACCAAGATCTGggtagattttaattctttaaaatggtGACAAGcagttttctcccattttaaCACAAATGGGATCTGTTGCTGAGATTTCACTGGAATATTCAAATGTCATAGTATGGGTGAAGGTGAATTATTATGTGAGCTTTTAGGGAGATTTTATAATATCTAGGTAGTCTATTACCCAAAAATAATACAggtcttttttaactttctgtgaCTTATAGTTACAAGACTGTCTTCCTTTTTTGACAGGTTAcgtgaagagaaaatgaaagaaaaacaaaaacaccaggaGGAAAGGCTAAGAGCTGCTCTGGAAAGAGCAGTAGCACAACCGAAGAAAAAGGTTTGTGTTTTGTTACCAATAGGTCCAGCTGTATCAATATGTGAGTGCTTCTGTGGTGTAAAAACAAAATACCTAATTCATATAATTTATTCAGCTTTGATTGGTCTCTCCCGGATTCCTTGTTACTTTGAGGATAATTCAAATTTCTGGGTCTACGGTTCTCCATTAGACTCACTTTTTTTTAGTCTcactttcttcccctctcctctgttcTTTAGCTCCTGGTTCATGAAGccagataattttttctttaattatttgaatAGGTAATAACAAGCATACGGCTCAAAGTTCAAAAGATACAATAATATTTAGTGGAAATAAGTCATCCTTAGTTCCCCTCCCTGGATGCAACATCTTAAAGTTTCATCTGCATCCTTCTGGAAATATTCTATGTATTTACGTATATCTTCTCCTTCTTACATGTAATAGCCATGAGCCCTGCTACTTTCAATCAACAATGGAGACAGCAAATCCAGAGAACTGCATATAATTGGGAGGGTCTGCTAATCCTCACTTTGTGAAAAATAATGAGATTAATAGTTGATGTTAAAATGATTTACCCAGAGTCGCTTTAGATTTAGCAGCAGGTTCAGCACCAGAAGTCAAAGTTCTTCATATTGCAAGATTACCTAACCAATAAGAAGCATGGGATTAGGCAGTCACTGAGTACATGGGGTCCATGACTTCCCACTGGGTATGGAGGGCCTTGTGTTTCCATATGCCACTCTCCTCTGGGTTAGGGTCTGAAATAGACTTGGGGAAGCTGATTTTATGGTTATCTACAAAGCTACTACGGACATTGATTCTTACCACAGTAATAGCTAAACTATGGTGAATGCTTATTGTGTGCCTCATAACCAACTTTTGAGGTAAGTATTTGAAGAAGTTTCTGAAATACAGTAACTGTTAATATACATGTCCAAAGGTGTTGATTATCTTAATTTCACTTAAATAAGCATGTCAATTTAAAAAGGGTCTGGCTTCTCTAGTTCAGCTCTTCCTATGAAGACCTGACTTGTCCTCTTTCTCCCAAAGGCAAATTAACCATTCATCACCCTTCCATGTAAACATACTACTATTCACTAAGTTCACCaaattgaaatgtatttttaatagatCCAGCTTTCCTTCTAGACCATGAGTGAGTTCTTATGACCTTTGTGTccccagtgcctggtacacagaggtgattcaataaatgcttattgaattaGCAGACTAAAAATGAGAGTGaaaactaaaatgggaagaaaaatgaataaaatgatgcCCATTTGATCAGCTGACAATGTACAAAGACCTCTAACAAAAGTTCTTATCAGTCAGGGCACTTTATCAAAAGCTCTCAGACAGTATTAATAACAAAGATTACCAAAAGATCATTGAGAGAAAGCAACAAAATCTGACATTAAGAAAGAAATtcgggggggcgcctgggtggctcagtgggttaagctgttgccttcggctcaggtcatgatctcagggtcctgggatcgagtcccgcatcgggctctctgctctgcagggagcctgcttcatcctctctctctctgtgcctgcctctctgcctacttgtaatctctctctgtcaaatgaataaataaaatctttaaaaaaaaaaaaaaaaaaagaaagaaagaaattcggGGATTCCAGTCCCAAAGAACATTTCTGTTAATAAAATGATGGGGAGGACTGCTACTGTTAGTTCTCAAAGGCCAGGAATGTCAAATTCTGCAATGCAGGGTACAGTCTCACATAGTGAGATTGACCCTTTTGAGACACAGTGGAGATATTCCATCAAATCTcattttcagggatgcctgggtggctcagtcattaagcatctgccttcaactctggtcatgatctcagggtccggcggagtcccacactgggctccctgctcagtagggagcttgcctctccctctgccctcccccctgtttgtgtgcattctctctgtctctcaaataaataaaatctttttttaaaaaaaaatctcactttctCATCCATTTCTTTTACACAAATTCAGATATAGaagcaaaaccaaataaatacataaaggagGGGGGtgagactaaaaaagaaaaataattagtatAATAAACTTGAGCACATGCCCCAGAGAATGAATAGGTACAAATCAAGGGCTTTCCCTAAGCCTCTCCTGATGGGAACACATCTAAGGGCCAACAGGATCACTAGTGTTGAAGATATACATGGTTTTCTCAAGTTTTTGtctaacagaatttttaaatgccaGTCAACTGGTGTTCAGCAGAGGAAAATGATCTATCCTAACCAATGGAGGAGAAATTTTGCTATGGCACTGAGAAATGAAATGTTGGCCTCAAACGTGGTGCTTTTCTAGGTCGACCACATCTGAAACATGGGCTTTTTGATACTAACTAAATCTCCTGACTTTCCCATATAACCTAACTGCTCTGTCTCCTGCATGCTGTGGTCCTTTATCTGTTACTTAACCCCACCTAGCATGCTGGACACCCATTAGATCATCAATCCCTATGTAACTGTGATTATTTACTATTTTGAGTCATGTTATTCCTTGGAAAAATCATGTTAATGTTACTATTTTACTGATGGTTCAACAGAAAATAGTTATgctaaaaaatattaagtatttttcttttgtttcagctGGGAAGACGACTTGTCTATCGCTCAAAACCTCCATCTGCTAACAAACATGAACTACTTTTAGTCAAGGATACAAGAACAAAATCACTAgaggatgaatattttttcacttGAATAGAAGCAGTAAGACATTTATTACCAGAATATTTTAGGCATATTTTGTAGATTTTGGTTTCCATTAATGGCAATATTCTGCCCCATATGCTGGCCTAACCAATCTGAGGATGACCATACTTAGTGGTTATAGGATTGGGAATGGGAGTTATTTTCCTTTGTTGAAGGCTTTTATTATCATATACTAAGTAAAATTCCATACAGCTGAACATTTTTATCCTTGAGTTGTCCCAGTTGGATACACATCCAAAGTTTACCTTACAGGTGTAACTATGTGGTGAATGACCGCTAAAGTGCAACTATGGCATTCTCGGACAACTGGGGACTTTAAATGGTCTCATTTGTTTTTAACCAGTCCACAGTTCATAGTATACATTTTATCACTGTGGAgaatacattttaacaatgtatgATTCTAAATGGTTTTGAGGAGtctaaaacataaatgaaaaccaCTAGTATATACTCAGAATTTAACTGTGAGACTGGTTTTTAATTCACATTAAGGAGTTCTGTTCAGAGCACTTAATTCTTGCAAGTGAACAAACCATATGCTTTTAGCCTAAATATCAATTCACAGTTTCTACTGTGCTCTATATCCACAATCATTTTAACTTTCAGGTGATGTTTCAATTTTAGCTATAACATGTACATTACTTAGATTATACTGACAGAATTAACATGTAATTTGTTGACtatgtaaaataaaacagtatatattaattctaagaaaatatttaactttatacATGTCAAAAGCTGttcaaaaataactttaaaagagttgtttttaaaaggtctcagttaatatataattacaagaaaagaactgaaattcACCTTCATAAATGTTTATGAAGCATAAAAATTTTCCctgtagaaaaaaaagagagagtactGAGCTtacaaaagaaaaccaatttGAATGAAGCTGAGTGGCTCTTAAAGTATTAATTCTGAATAATCTTTCAATTGTTTCAACATTTGAGCTCTACGTTTAAATATCTGAATATGAATAGTTCATGAgtcaagttgaaaaaaaaaagtttattgtctagaaatatatataaaaaaagttcCCCACAAAAGATGCTATTCTCTCATttccccatcttcttcttcttcttcaacacCCCTGATATAAAGGACATTATTACACCtgtaaacagaaaaacaatccaTTTTGTTGTTCCAACTggaaaccacattaagatatgaATTACTATTGCTAGATATTTTTGGTTACAAAAATACTGAATGCTAAATTTACAgtgtatcatttctttcttttttaaaaatgtttttaccaTTGATTTGTTAAAAAGCACTTGGCACTTATTCACCCAGTGGATGTTACAAAATAGTATCTTTATGATCTTCCAAAAGGAATGAATCAAATTTGAAAATGTGACTCTAGTTCAAGAAAacgaataaaataaaaatctctaactCCAGGCAGAGCCGAGTAAAATTCAAAACCAAGCTCTTGCAACTAAAACCACCGAAAAAGGTTACAGCTAAGAGCTAGAAAGTTTAATATCATCACTAGAAAAATCTTACGGATGAGTAACTccaaaaaatttccattttcttggaCAAATTTAAGGATTTCAAAATTCTTTAAGTCTAACTGTAGAATATGTTAAATTACTAGTGATTTAAACAAAGTAATTCTGAAATTGAGGCACTAGTCTATTTAAACAGGTATTTCTAATGCTCTCTAGTCACTCCTTATATATACTACTGCTGTTTCGTTACCTTATTAAAACTTCACCCAAATGTCCAGACAATGCTCCATCTATGTATTCTTCTGTGTTTGCAAgctttaaatcaaaagaaaatatattagtaTAACACAGGAGGAAAATAGTATAGCCCTACCTAAAAAATTATTAGGTAATACTGGTGAAAGAACTTATTATTAACTGAGACCTTTCTATACCAATAATTATCTATAATTGATAGATTAGCTTCTACTACTGCAGTACCTTTGGGTTTTATATAAACATTCTGTAAAGACAACACTGATGGATGTAGAATATATAATAAAGCTTGtttcaacataattttttaaatctctcagtTATGTAACATTTCTATTAGACATTAAAACAGTATATTAAAGAAGACAGTCTCCAATTTGTGAATAAGTTATGATTTTAAAGCTTTCCAAAAATTCAGTTGCAAAAAGTTACAAAATTCAGAGCACAAAATCTACGGCTAAAATATCAAATACTCTTGTATCAGTTAAGACCCAAACCAAAGAACtgaatagtaatttttttaaattatgtgctaATAGATCAAAATAAGTTAAGAGAAAGTTAAACAATTCAGAGTtacctttatatttatttcaggaaACTAATTTTACAACAAAATGTTTAGGTTTCCTTCCATATATAAGTAATAAACTTTGTTACTTTTAAAAACCACAATCACTTAAAAGGCTATGTCTATCTTTCCagcctttttatcatttttcctcTAAGTCATTTtgcttcagcctttttttttttaattttatttatctatttaagagagacagagaaagcgacagacagcacaagtggggaggagagggagaagcagactccctgctctggcgcagggctcaattccagggttctgggatcgccgccttaacctgagcctaaggcagacacttaaccaactgagccacccaggcacctctgcttTGGCCTTTTTGCCATGCCTTGAATACACCAAGCAAGTTCCTGCCCCAAGGCCTATGTACTTACTGCTCCCTTAAACGGAGAGGCTCTTCCTTTGATACTCTCTTCAGTTGCACGCTCAATCCTTTCTCTGCTTAAATTCATTCCCTCAGAGAACATTTCCCTGGCCATCCTATCTAACACTGCACACTCTTGTCACTACccctgtttttgctttctttttctcaataGTGTCTATCATTACCTGATATCACATTACACTGCCATCTGCCACCACTACAACACAAACTCCTCCAAAGTAGTGACttagttttgttcattgctatAGACACAGAGCCAAGCACATGAGCTCTttaatgtttgctgaataaacaaattaaaaacatcatTAATGTGGCTACTCAGATACATTTCATAACTCTAGCAGCTCAACAGAACTACATTACTTCTAAAATCAAATATTCAgtggctattctttttttcttttattgagatataattcccatagcataaaattcatttttacagTGTACAagtcagtggtttttaatatattcataaagTTGTATAATCACCACCACTAAGTCTGGAACTGAGCAGAATAGTACACTCTTCAGATCTTTCTATGGCCTTCGTATATGATTCCTGCTTGAGGAATCTTCCAGGCCAAAACCATGCTCTGTAAGAACTTTGGGGACCTAAGCATCATCTGTTCAAATAGTAACCTCTTAAATTAAGGAAAATCTCAGCTTTCTGCCTACAAGTGCCTCTATTAGTACTTTTCCTACAAGCACTCCACTATGAAATACTTGGGAGTCATGCTTGGACTGACTACCCATCTAAGTAACCTTTAAAATCCATCTGCCATCAATCAGTCACATAAATACCTATGCTTCAGGAAAACTTCAAATTCCTTCATCGAAAACCTGGCTGGAAACTACTACAATTAAGAAAAacaccccagttttgtttttctttaagattttatttatttattggacagagataacaagtaggcagagagagaaggggggaagcaggctccctgctgaccagagagcctgatgcagggctcaatcccagaaccctgagatcatgacctgagccgaaggcagaggcttaacccacagagccacccaggcaccccaaaacaccccagtttttaaatgagcaaagcacatgaacaggcatttctcaaaacaaaaacaaaaacatatatatatatatacacacacacacacacacatatatataaataaatggccaataagcacttAAAAATCACAGTATCACTAATCATTGaattaatgcaaataaaaaccatgagATATTTTATACTCATGAGGATGCCTATtatcaaagaaactgaaaataacagGCAtcggtgaggatgtgaagaaactggaaccTGTATGCTTTGCTGGTgcaatgtaaaatgatacaactgCTAGAAAAAAAAGTCtcgcagggcgcctgggtggctcagttggttgagctactgccttaggctcaggtcatgatcctggagtcatgggACCGGACTCGATCCTgccggctccatgctcagcagggagccagcttctcccactaacccttccccttctcatgggctctctctcattctctctcaaataaaaaaagaaagaaagaaagaaagaaaacagtatggcagtccCTCAAAAACTTAATTAATGtataatctagcaattccacttctggatatatatccaaaagaagtgaaagcagaatCTCTAATAGggatttgtacacccatgttcattgcattattcacaacagccagaaggtggaaaacaattcaaatgtctatcaacagacgaatggattaaaatgtggtatatacataaatGGTATATTATTTCAgtcattaaaaggaatgaaattctgatacatgctacaacatggatgaaccttaaaaatattacgctaaatgaagtaagtcagacacaaaaggacaaatactgtaagattccacttatatgagctagaacagaacagaaaaagaataacatttaCCAGGGAACAGGCAAAAGAGGAGTTACTTTTTAATGGGTACAGTTTCAGTTAGGGACAATATAAGAGTTTCAGAAATTGGTAATGGTATTGTGCATCTATCACAATTACTTTTCCTTAGCTCAGATGCACAATAATGTGAATGCGCTTAATGCCACTGAGTTCTACACTTGAAAATTGGTcaaagcggggcgcctgggtggctcagtgggttaaagcctctgccttcggctcaggtcatgatctcagggtcctgggatcgagccccacatcgggctctctgcttagtggggagcctgcttcctcctctctctctgcctgcctctctgcctacttgtgatctgtcaaataaataaataaaatctttaaaaaaaaaaaaaaagaaagaaaatgggtcaaagtggtaaattttatgttagatatattttaccacaattacaaaaacaaaacaaggggtgctgggtggctcagtcagttaagcatctgactcttgatttcagctcaggtcacaacctcagggtcatgagatggagctgcATGTTGGGCTcaaagctcagcagggagtccacttgagattctctcttccctctacctggtccccactgcccccccaaaataaataaatccttaaaaacaaaaacaacaacacccATCCTAAACATTTATAGAAGCTTGCTTAACAGACATTCAGTCACAGTTCCTTTGGTTTGGCCTGTCCACTTCTTCGAGAAATCCTTTTACTGAATTACTTTGATATTATGTCTTTATCATTCATTAAAAGACTCAAGAAATTCACTTgaaaaatttctttcattaaaaaaaataaataaaaaaaatttcagagctAAATGTTGGGAGTGTTTTGCCTTTTctgcaaaaaagcaaaacaaaaacctcatttGTGTTTCCCTTATGCCACCATGACTCccaatattttagttctttttattttaaccactAGAAGTCAATTCTGTGGCTGAATTTTGGTTTTACAGGTTTCATACACAGTTTATCATAGATATAACATCCTCCCTGAACTTgactttatttctgaattttgttttatgtctGTCGGTTTGGTTGATTGcattcttataaatcacaataaaCCTTTGAGGAGTTAAGGTAAAGCAAAATAAGTACAATTTAATGATTCTTAAAGCTTTAGCTTACCTGCATGTTCATATAGCCATCTACAGATACCAGGTAGCCTTTGTACTCCATTCCCCACTTAAGTTTCACCATTACTGGCTTTCCTGTTAATCCATTCAGGAAAGGTTTGGGATTGAGAGGCAAACTCTgcacaaagaacaaaaagaagccTCAATCAATTACTTTTCCTTAGCTCAGTTTTCGTTACCTACTTCCCTCTACCAAATCACCAATATTTTATGGTATCCAAATAAAGCAAGCTCTGGACTCACTCGCACTTTACTACATAATTTTCGCTTCTATTTGTTGAAAAGCGTAAGAGAAATTTAAATACCCAGTTAGGGAATTTCATTCTGCATTCACTTAAACAATGAACACCTACTATACATTACTCATTGTTTCAGgctataaagaaacaaaagtaaaagcaatagggaaaaaaaaaatgcagattacaCTCCTTGTCCTCAAGCTCACAGGATGAAGAGAGGCAAAACACATACAAACAGACATTACATTGCAATGTAGTAAGGGGAGATATGCTATGTATAAAGGTACCAAATCAATCCAGAGTCAAAAGGAGAGGTTGCCCAAAATAAGGAATGCCTCCATTTTAAAGGATGAGAGGTATTTCCAGAGGGGAAAGGGGCTGTTCTAGGTAGAAGAGGCTACCTATGTAAAAGGATGGAAGGGTAAAGCAACAAGGCGATCTCACAGACGTACAGAACAATTCACAAATGTCATAGTCCACATATGAGGctacagagggaaggagggggccgATGACATTTGACAGCTTTCGCTTGAATTTCAGGAGCTTGGTCTGGTGGGTCTTACTTGACTTAGCAAAGCTGCCTATACATATGGGCAATCATTTAACGTTTGTTTATTCAGCAAACCAGGAGTAGTATCCCCCAGTGAATTCAGACTTTTCCTTCCCTCATCTGCTCACCCATCagcccaaagaaagaaaagaaccaagaaACTTGACTACTCAAGTTCTTTAGATAAGCATATTCAGAGTGATGTCAAAGAACATGGGAGCTACTGCAATGACTTCCTAACTTCAGGTTttacttgtctttctccaacttatGCACACGGCAAGTATTTTTACCGTGGGATATCTCTGCTTAAAATGCCTCGATGGCTTTCAACTGTAAAATCCAGACCTCCTGACATGACCTAAAAGATCTGCCCGACCCTATCTCATAACCACTGTTCTTGCAAGCTTAATGGCTTTCTCTCAATTCCTTCAACTGGTCAAGCTTTCTTTCCGGCCTTGGGGCCTATGCTCATGTTCCCCGTCCTTTGTAcactcttcctcttgctctttaAGGGGCTGGCTTTCGTATTTCCTATCACATAGGTTTCTGGATCCCATCCCTGACCACTCTTCCAATGTACCATCGCGCATCTTCATAGCATCCCGTTTGCTCTCTTCTTAGCACTTCACATTATTTGCAATTACATGTTGATACTATTTAGAGAGACAGAACCTGTCTTTCATACCCGACTGAGTAAATCTCGAGCGGGGTCCGCGTCAGTACTTTTCACCGCAAATTCTGACGCCTACAACAGCATCTGGTAGGTAGCAGGAAATATGCGGTCAACGAACAAATAAATGCTCCAGTGCTTGCGCTCTGTATTCCAAAGGGCTGCGGGGCCAGGAATCCCAAcatgataaaatgaaagaaagccgATTCTGGGAGTGGTAAGTGAAACCTGAAAACCGCTTCATCTTTAAAACGACCCTGCGGTTTCAGGCAGCAAGGATACCTCAGGCTCACATTCAAACGAAGAGGGGAAGGGGCCGGGCACTTAGGGGAAGGGCATCAGAAAGAGAGCGCGCGCCTCAAATCCCCAGGGCAGGGAGAACGGGGCTGGGGACCGGGTGCGCGGCTCCTCACGCGGATGAATGGGAAACGCGCGAATCAACCACCAGGCCGGGCAAGCTGGTCAcggttctctcttgctctcccttcttcctgcttACCATCGCGACTACAAGCAAATGTTGCAGGTAACTCGCCGCCGACCCAGGTGTAGTCCGTCCCTCGTGACTGGAGTAACTCCCGCCGGGCGCGAATCGCAGAGCTTCCAGAGAAATGGCCGCCAAACAGCAGCGTAACCTTTCACCTCCGACTACAGATCTCTCAGCTTCTGTGATTGGGCACAGAGAGACGCGTCCTGATTGGAGGAGATGGCTGAGCAGGGTCTCCTGGCAACCAGCGGGAGCACTGTTGTTCGAGCCTTCTGCGCGGCGCACAGCCCTGTGGGAAACTTCAGTAGCACGGCTTGCGGTAAGGGGTCCCGGGTGGGCTGCAAACGCAGGGAGCCGGTCCGGGTTTCTTGTCCATGTCTGCTCAGCTGCCTGGAGGGTTCGGCCGTGTACCCTGTCAGAGCAGATGTGATTTCTTGCCTGCCTAGCTAATAGGggtttcttctcattttacacCTCTGAGGACGGATTCTTGGCTCTTGCTCACTTTCCCACAGATTCTGTGATCTGGGGGCTCCTATTCCACAGTCCCCTTCTCTATTTTGTAACGCTTATTTCAACCCTCTttaaaggaagggggagaagcaggactAGACTAGAGGTGAAGCACACCAGAGAAAGTCAAGTACAGAATGTGGTTCAGATGAGATCAAATTGATTCTAGAATATAGTGTGGTGGTCTCCGTTCAGATCTGTTTCTTTTACGTTGCCACCAGGGACGCGGCGGTGTCTTTAATCCTTCGGGTTTGAAGGATTTAATCAACGGTATTAATCAGAATCTCATTTCAGCT
Protein-coding regions in this window:
- the SNRPF gene encoding small nuclear ribonucleoprotein F, which codes for MSLPLNPKPFLNGLTGKPVMVKLKWGMEYKGYLVSVDGYMNMQLANTEEYIDGALSGHLGEVLIRCNNVLYIRGVEEEEEDGEMRE